DNA sequence from the Centroberyx gerrardi isolate f3 chromosome 22, fCenGer3.hap1.cur.20231027, whole genome shotgun sequence genome:
CTGGCGTGAGCACAGCATCTCCCACTCCCCAGAAATTGCTGACGGGCATTCATCCGACACCCATATATTAATCCCTGGTGTTTGCTAGATTACTCATTGTCAAAAACATAATTGTATGAGCACTCGTCTTGTTAGACAGTGGATGAACTGGTTCCCCTAAATCCCCGCTACACCCTCAGTCCTCAGAAACACGCACTTAAAGCGCACCCCGACGCCCCCAGGCACTCCACCGCGACGCCCCAATTAGTGCCCACTACCCAGGCTGGCAAGATAAAAGCACGAAGGTAGGGGGTACAAGGTGGCATGCCAGGCCTATTCATCAATCTTTCACTCCATCCATGGGCTTCTGACCTAGTTAAAGTGTCTGCGCAGCTTACAGCCCCTCCCTGGTGGAGCAGCCTGTCTCTCCTGACATTAAGTGGACACAGACTGAGTACCAGTCTATTGTGGCAGGATTACCCTGCTGCCAGTATAGCTTTCACTACAACTGGCTAATGTACTGCAGGAATGAGGATAATTAGCCAAATGATGAACCGTCATTGGTGGAGCTTGTTGGTGACATGCGAAGGAGGTTTTTTTTCCGGTTGGCCAGTTTCTGTCAGGGGGGGGTCGGTTTGGCTCCAGGTTGAAATCAgttgatttatattttatacaAAGCCGTGTCAAAGCAATTAACTGACTCCTGTGGCTTTCTGTCTGaggctctgagtgtgtgtgtaaatgataTGGGAGAGCCACTGTCTGCTCCAGCCAGCGAGGGGAAGCCCACGCTTGTGCCCTGACCCGACTCTGTgagcccgtctctctctctctctgctgatctccctcctgctctgttCTCTATAACCTCGCCTGTATGTTTAACGAGAGCCTGCATCCTCTTTTGTCAGCCTGATACTTGTTGACCCTCTTGTCACAAAATATACCGATGCACAGCCCTACTGTAACAGGAAAACAACTAAAATTTCTCTGACAGGGGAGCAGGGATGTGGATGTAAAGGGGATGAGTGTCAGTGGATTCAAATCCAGTTCAGCAAATGAAATTGTAATCGTATCAGTGTTCTTTTGATGTCAGTTCCCCCCCGAGCTATGTTTCTGCCTTGTTTGCTAAAACATTGTCATGATGATGGCGTGTTTGATCCAGAACTGAATGTCCTGCTGCAGGCTGTGCCACCTACAAACACACTGGGAAAgaatctctctgcctctctgtctctctctctcgctctcatatCCTGAGTGTCTCTGTATTAAGATGCAtattttaatgcttttctttGCAGATGACAAATCCTGCCATTCAGAATGACTTCAGCTACTATAGGAGAACCCTGAGCCGCATGCGGATCAACAACGTACCGGTGAGCACATCAAGTCCCTCTCTTCTctgggggggcggggtggggtggggggggttgatgtAATGAATTAAAACAGTAACATAACTTTGGCAGTATGTGCTAATTGCCCAAAATTGAGAGCAATCTCTATAGAAAGTTCAGTCCTGTGCACATAATCATTTTTGGCAGAATGTTTTCAGGTGAAAAGCAGCGTACAGAGTGGTTTGTCATTAATAATGTAATTGTGTAATGTTGACTTTGACTTTCTTTTCATTATTAGATAAAGCAGACTAGTGTCCTTGGATCTATTTGTGATGCCAAGCTATGTTATTAATCCTGAGATGTTGCACTCAACTAAGAGAAAATCACTGCAGCCAGCAGATTTTGTCGACATAGTTCCAAGTTATCAAGGACTATAAATCCATTAAGCATTTTTACTGTCTTACATGTGTAATGAATTAATGATTATGTTAAATCAATGAgttaaaagtgttttcatttaacTTGGATAGCAAACAAGGGTAGCATGCGCATCACATCAAACTATATACTGCAAGCAGAGATGATAGCAGAGATCATTTTAGTACCATCATCTTAATATGGGTGTTCAACAAGAGTGTAATTTTCTATTtctgtaacttttttttatggCTTTGGCCCTCATCAATTTCTAAGAAAGTGCGTCATCATGACCCGTCTCCCTTAAGGACATTTATGGTCTGATCTGATGTTGATTAAAGCCATCAGTTCTCATTATTATCCTTCCACATTTTGGACCGCATCTCGGGGAAAAGCAGGAATGATGGATGAAGTTTTTACATTGTTGGAGCACCTCTTGAgtcgggggtggggtggggggggggagtgcgGCAGGCAGCGTCTCACACCAGGAAGTCAGAGTCCCACGGGGAGTTTCAGGGAGTCTGAAGCACAAACTGGAGTGCAGCGGTGCGTAGCGCCAGAACCTGATCCCAAATCAGTAGCGCGGCCCGAATCCTCCAGGGATACAGCTCTTTGCGGGAACAAGACCTTATTTCGGGTCAATGTGGGTTCCATACAGTAGATAACAACCTCAGGGATTAACAGAAGGAAAACCCCTACGCCCCTCCTCGCTATCTGCAAGTAGCCACAACAGCGGTTCATGTTACAGATATGCCCATTTCATCCTTTTTGTTTAGCACAGTTGCTCTGTAATGGACATTTACAAAAGGACCGTATAAAAGTCACAGACCTGCCAGTGGGCTTTTACTACAGAAATAATAGTTTTAATCAAATGACATAAAATGGAGGCAGCTCACTCAATGCTGTTCTTGTGTTTCCTATAGGGATTGCCCGGACAATAGCTTTTGACATATTATGAAATTCAAGCATCCATTTATTCTCCTATGTAGTGCATGCCACACTTCACCAggcatatactgtagatatactgtatatatgttcaAGTATACATACCTTTTTCAACGGCTTTAAGGACATCACAGAGATACTTGGTGTAGGAGAATGTTACATTTTTCAATATGCATTGTATGAGCAGAATGAGCTGAATCTGCCTGATGTCCTCAAGATGCACGTCTCTTAGTTTTGACCTGTCTGACAGGAAGTTTTATTCCTCATACTAGAATATGCCATTAGGCAAATGGGCCCAGACATCTCGCTGTTAAGACCTGTCACTGTTAAAGGATTCTCCAGCAGCCCTTCCTCCGTGTAGCTTAGTACAAGAGCGTTTTAGTCGCAGCTCAGACAATTGAATCATTGAGACATTTTAGATGAAACACATCTGTCCCTGCGGTAAACGGTCTTTCAGTTCATGTGTCAACAGTTTTTTAAAATGTGGGAGATTATTCATATTCACTTTGTGTTCTCTTTATAAAATAAAGGCCGACTCGAGGCAGGAAATGTTCCTGCTATTATTTAAATATGTAGACGAATTTAGAACATGTTGTTCAGGAGGCACCTTGTTCCTCATTATCCACCCAGTGTGTTTTATTGTCTTGTTCATTCTGAATCGGTAATGGAAGtgagacactgaatcccttccaGCTCCTGTAGTGCTGTTCTGtaactgacctctgacctctcaaggggggcaagagaaaattatatttccctatggggatcaataaagtatcatattATCATTTTCAATGATTTTCAGGCGGAAGGTGAGAATGAAGTCAACAATGAGCTGGCCAATCGGATATCTCTCTTCTACGCTGATGCCACACCCATGCTGAAGACATTAAGTGACGGGACAACAAAGTTTGTATCGGAGGTAAGAACAAAGAAAGGtgtcacatacatatacatacagaaaATATACTGTAACAATGGACCATTTGAACAGCTATACAAAAGCatgctctcactctcttttctttcttttttcccttaaaGAACAAGAACTTACCTATCGAGAACACGACAGACTGCTTAAGCACAATGGCGAGTGTCTGCAAAGTCATGTTGGAAACACCGTAAGTGGCACCCTGTTGAAATCACACTGGCAGAGCTGCTTCAGTTGTTGTTCAATACCTTCATGTGTATGtaatgctttgtgtgtgtgtgtgtgtgtgtgtgtgtcctgccagAGAGTACCGTAGTCGTTTCAGCAGTGAGGAGACGGTGTCCTTCTGCCTCCGGGTGATGGTAGGGGTCATCATCCTGTACGACTACGTCCATCCTGTAGGAGCATTCGCCAAGTCCTCCAAAATCGACGTGAGTACCGCCATGTTGGCTCCATGACCCCAGTCCACTGTTTGCTCTGAATCTAacgcagtggttctcaaagtggggtccagggacccccaggggtccttgagggggttccagggggtccccagcaaaaaggGGAATAATTTATTTTCGCTATAATTCCATCCATAAGTaacacaatgacagaatgtatgactattttggtcatggGTTTCATACACTTTCTGTAATAAAACTTCGAAAcaaggtccccacgggtccttgaaatctttgaaagtttgtgaatttgagaaaaacaaataaaggccttgaaagtttttgaaaatagacataaatagacatgggtcattggaagtgcttgaatttatatatttgtgttagagaaggcaagagaccacatagtctgccatcactgtaacacagttgacaagtgttcacacattcaagcctctctctctttttaattgttgtctgtgagcttctgtaaagcctgctagttctcattataaaaattctcagtgttgtaacagtaattaaccttgatccgtgtctcaaactatgccgtgttgggtccttgaatttgagggaattgggcctggaaagtcattgaaaagtccttgaatttgatgtttaagaaggtgtgggaaccctgtctAAAAGCAAAAATCCTATCAGATGGGGgaccctgggacaaaatcttatcaaacgGGGGTCCGTGGTCTAATTTGTGTCagtttaggggtccttgatgtgaaaaagtttgagaaccactgatctaacgGGTTGTTTCTGCTCTACAGATGAAAGGCTGCATCAAAGTCCTCAAAGATCAGCCTCCAAACAGTGTAGAAGGCCTTCTCAACGCTCTCAGGTAAAGCCGGTCTGCCTTTGTTTCCACTCACCACAATTGAAATTTAATTGTGTATTCCTTCACTAAAGCCCAGCGTGGGTTCATGTAATGTGATTTTAGCTGCAGTCTGCCAGCAAGCACACTTTTTATCTCACCAATTGTGGCTTTTAGTGAAAGGGAGAAAGCTGTGGTATTGGTTGAATGATGGTAGCTGCTGTTTTGTGAGCAGGGGACCTATCGGTTCATTTTGTCACAGCATCCCTCTGCATCGCCTCTTTGCATCCGTTTCAGCACGGTGACTCATTGTTTGCACAGTCCAGTAGGAATTTGGTCATCTATGTTCAGTGTTGCGCATTGAACCCTCTGTTctagatttgggtttggtgctGAAACCCCCTCAGAAGAGGCTATTGCATCTGACACCTTGTCCCCTTACCATCTCCCAAATTTAAGCGGCTCGCCTTGCGCTCACAGCTGCTCGAGCTGACAAGGCCATTTCCGTGGCAACCTCACATCTGTATCTCTGTACCGGGGCCCGAGGCGCGCCGGCACTCCCCAGTCGCGTGAGGTCACTTGTGTGCTAAAGCCCCCAGATCTTCTTTCAGTGCAAAGGCGTTGTGCAAACGATGATGCGTGGACCTGACAGATGGTGACAAAATATTTTAGATGTATGGAAAGATGTGTCACATTGACGGATCCAGTCACTGATGTCGGTCTCTGCCCGTCTATCACCTGCAGGTACACAACCAAGCATCTGAATGATGAATCAACCAACAAGACTATCAAGAGCATGCTGCAGTAGGACTGAGCTGCTACAACTGCTTGCCTCACACCCTGCTAGGGAGACGCCACTCTCCCGAATGATGTCGGTGCACAgaatgtttttgcttttttaacgGAATAAGAGCTGCAGCTCCGCCCTCTTTTCTAATGCAAAATGCTACTGCCATTATGAACGTCTTTTTCTGTGCCAAAAAGATGTTGCTGAGATGTAATGTTTTCGATAAACGCCATACAACAATGGCAGCTATGAAAGCATTGTGGATTCTCTGGTGTTTTTAACATGTCTTGTTTTTCCCTATATAAGGGACGGGAGTGCTTTGacttgaaaatttaaaaaagagagatatatagagaagtatatattatttttgtttgattcGTTATTTAATATTACATCCTCTGCATGATGAAAATGATGTCTTTTCCTCTATTTAAAAACTAATGGTTCAATTTAATTTGTCTGCTCAATTGTGcattaaatgttttgttattgAAATGGTACTTGTCAAAATGAGATTAAGAGtactgtttgttttatattttttataggTTTTAATTTGTGCATTATGTCTTTTTCATagttgtgttgtatttttcatttgaaaactTTAAACTGTGATGTGtgcaaatcaaattaaaattggGAGTCTGTACTGTAAATGGACAGTATGTTGCGGCTGGAAAAATTAAAACGAGAACTCTTGTTTTCTACAACCGACTCTTTACGTTTGATCTCCTATCTCACATCATCTCAGTGCGGCAGTAAGGAGGTTTTATTGCAGAGGTTTTGTTTTCCCTCGTCTCCTGTGAAAGCAGAGAGACGCACCCTCTCATGCAGCAGCATGCAGACTGGCAGTGAGGCAGAGCCAGAAGAGGTCGCCATTTCTTTAAGCTCACAGCTTGATTCAGTGAACTCCATGACACACGCATGGCTCCTCACGGGCAGATTTTAAGTCTTTAAATGAGATCAGCACCCCTAAGCAAATAAGGAGTCAACGTTAATATAGCCAGTGTAGAAGTGATTCAATCCAGTCTCACACCAGATGGTTAAATACAGTTCTTTAGTTAAATGAGTTTAGTTAAATTTCCCTCTAATCCTTTGATGTACTTGATGTACACCAGCTTACATTAGCTGCTTTTTCTTCTTATCCCTGCGAGCCAACATGTTATACAAACATCTCCCCGTGCATTTGTCATGCCCTCTTTGCTTTTATGATTGTCTAGTCAAGTCAATGGCTCATTAGGAATCATTAGGGCATGATCAAAATGACAAGTGTTCATCTTTCCTTATAGAAAGCTTTTCCGGATCCATTAATCATTCCTCTGCATCCTGCCTTTTAGGTTTTACTCCTACTCATTCCTCAataagaatgaatgaaggacACCAACGGAAACATCCTTGCAATTTACCTTCAATCTCCTAGCACCCATCtattctatttgtttttttttcccctcctttcaaTAGTGCTTTAGAGTGAGAAGGCAAGTGGGAAGGGGGCTACTCTTGGGTGGGCACTGCAGCACTATCTGCAGTGTGTTGGAGAACTTCTCAgggtcaaagagagagagagagagagagagagagcgagaggaagcAGAGTCTGGATGGGTGTGTCCCTTGGCTCTGCAGCATCACTGCACTAACAGACTTGGAAAAGGAAGGAAACGGGAGGGAATGGAGAAGGGAGACGGGAGCATAAAGGAAATAAAGTGGTCTAGTCTTGGGTGGGTTTGAAAGTCCTTGAGGGGCAGTGGGAGGGAGAAAATGGAGCGTGCTGCCCGTAGCtggtcttgtgtttttttgggtttttttttttttttctgaatgagTGCAGC
Encoded proteins:
- the fam49bb gene encoding CYFIP-related Rac1 interactor B → MGNLLKVLTCTDLEQEPNFFLDFENAQPTEAEREVWEQVDVVLKDAKGILDELQAYKGAGQEIREAIQNPSDEALQEQAWAAVVPLVGKLKKFYEFSQRLEAALHSLLGALTSETYDDPTQHLEREQALARQFAEILHFTLRFDELKMTNPAIQNDFSYYRRTLSRMRINNVPAEGENEVNNELANRISLFYADATPMLKTLSDGTTKFVSENKNLPIENTTDCLSTMASVCKVMLETPEYRSRFSSEETVSFCLRVMVGVIILYDYVHPVGAFAKSSKIDMKGCIKVLKDQPPNSVEGLLNALRYTTKHLNDESTNKTIKSMLQ